GACCACCGATCGCATCGACAAGGTCGGCGCGCGCGTCATCGGCGAGATCGACGACGTCGTGAAGGTTCTTGGCGATGCGCTCGGGATGAGCGGCTCCTATGATGCCAGCCTGTCGGGGGCGACCGCGAGACTGTCGTCAGCCAAGAGCCGCGACCAGATCAAGTCGATCGTCGAGGCGCTGCTGCATTCGACCAGCGAGATGCGCGAGGCCAACAAGGCGCTGGAAGGCCGCCTGATGCTGTCGAAGAACGAGATCAGCAATCTCCAGCAGAGCCTGGAGGCGATCCGCGCCGAGAGCCTGACCGATCCGCTCACGGGCCTCGGCAACCGCAAATATTTCGATCGCATGATCGGCATGGCCGTACAGAGTGCGCTCGCCTCCGGCGAGCCGCTGTCGCTGTTGCTGTTCGACATCGATCACTTCAAGTCGTTCAACGATTCCTACGGCCATCTCACCGGCGACCAGGTGCTGCGGCTGGTCGGCCTGTCCCTGAAGCAGACCATCAAGGGCCAGGACATCACCGCGCGCTATGGCGGCGAGGAATTCGCCGTGGTGCTGCCCAACACCGCGCTGCGCCAGGCCCTCACCGTGGCCGATCACATCCGCCGCGCCGTGATGGCAAAGGAACTGAAGAAGAAGTCGACCGGCGAAATCCTCGGCCGCGTCACCATCTCCGTCGGCGTCTCCATGCTCAAGCAGGGTGATGACACCGACGCGCTGATCGAGCGAGCCGATGCCTGCCTCTACGCCGCCAAGCGCAACGGCCGCAACCGCGTGATCTGCGAAGTCGATCCGGAATACGCGGTCGAAACGCACAACCGGGTGGCGTGACGCGGAAGCCCCGCGCCACCGCCCGCGCTTGACATTCCGACCTGACGAACGACATCTTCCTCGGCGCCTGACCGCGAGCGCCTGGAGGACTTGTCGTCTTGCCCAATCCGCACGATTTTCACGCTCCGCAACCGTCCTATACGAGAGACGAACTGCTGAGATCGAGCGAAGGCGGCTATTTCGGCCCCGGTAACGCGCAATTGCCGGCACCGCCGATGCTCATGATGGACCGCATCACCGAGATCAGCATGGACGGCGGCGAATTCGGCAAGGGTCGCATCGTCGGCGAGCTCGACATCGTGCCGGGCCAGTGGTTTTTCGATTGCCACTTTCGCGGTGACGCGACGATGCCGCCGACCCTGGGGCTCGACGCCATGTGGCAGATGATCGGCTATTGGCTCGGCTGGTCGGGCTCACCGGGCAAAGGCCGCGCCATCGGCGTCGGCGAAGTGGAGTGCACGGGCACCATCACACCCGACACGCGACGCGTGCGCTACGAGGTCACCATGCGGCAAGTCCGACGCGGAAAGCTGGTGCTCGGAATTGCCGACGGTCGTGTGCTCGCCGACGGCGTCTGTGTCGTCACGGCCAAGGATATGAGGGTCGGCCTGACCAAGGCGGTGGACTGAAGTCCCGTAGGGTGGGCAAAGGCGCAGCGCGCCGTGCCCACCATCTCTCCGGCACCTTTATCCAGAATGGTGGGCACGCTTCGCTTTGCCCACCCTACGCACCGTTTTCTTGACTGCCTGCTTGGCTGGCCGCTTCTTGGCAACGGGCCTATTGGGCTTTGTCTTCTTCGCCTTCTTCTTCCCCTTCGGCCGCTTCTTCACCTTGGCGCGCTGCGCGGCGGCGAGCGCGGCCCTCGCCCATTCGGCAAGCTCCTCGGAATCGTCGAACAGGCGCGCCGGTAATTGCCAGTAGGAATTCACCGTCACCGTCTTGGCGCGGGTCTGATATTGGAAGGGCCCCGAGCCCTCGGCCTCAAAGCCTGGGATCGTCACTTCGTCGGCGCGAAAAAACAGCCCGGCACGCAAGGCCAGCGCGAAATTGGTGCCGTCGGCAGAGATACCGTAGCCGGAGAACATTTTCCGGATGGTGACCGGGCCGAAATCAGCGAACAGGTCGATCAGAAATTCGCGGTCCATGGCCCGGGTGCCTCCACACGGTCGTCCTGGCGAAGGCCAGGACCCATTCCCCCAGGAAGCAGTTTAGCGAAGACTTGAAGTCACGCCACGCGGTACTGGCACCACCCGTCACCGAGAGATCACGCGGTGGGTCCTGGCCCTCGCCAGGACGACAGCTGATCTCAAAACGCGAAAGTCGGGCTTACCCCTCAACCTTCGCCGGCCGCAACTCGACCGACTCGCCGCAGCCGCAGGCGGAGACCTGGTTGGGGTTGTTGAAGACGAACTGGGCCTGCATCTTGTCGGCCTTGTAGTCCATCTCGGTGCCGAGCAGGAACAGCACGGCCTTGGGATCGACCAAGATCTTGACGCCCTTGTCCTCGACGACCTCGTCGGTCGGGCGGACATCATGGGCGTACTCGACGGTGTAGGACTGACCGGCGCAGCCGCCGTTCTTCACACCGACGCGCAGGCCCACGATTTCGGAATCGGCGCGCTGGGTCAGCTCGGTGATCCGCTGCGCGGCGGCATCCGTCAGCCGCATCACCTGCGGGCGGGGTCGCCGGGGCTTTGGTGCCGAAGCTGGTGTTGCCTGGGTCATGTTATCTATGTGGTCCGTTGCGAAGCGAAATTCAATGCGAGCTGAGACCGTCACCACATGTTGAGGACGAGGCGAGCCTCGTCGCTCATGCGCTCGGGCGACCACGGCGGCTCCCAGACGACCTTGACGTCGACCACACCGACGCCGGGGACGCTGGCGACCGCGTTCTCGACCATGGTCGGCAGCTCGCCGGCGGCCGGACAGTTCGGCGTCGTCAGCGTCATCTGGACGTCGACCGAGCGGTCATCCTTGATCTCGACCTTGTAGATCAGGCCGAGCTCGTAGATGTCGGCCGGGATTTCCGGATCGAACACGGTCTTGAGCCCAGCGATGATCTCCGTGGTGAGACGCTCGGTCTCCTCCGGCGGCAGCGCCGACTGGGTTTCCATCGGACTGGCTTTGATTTCGGCCGTGTCACTCATGCGAACAAATCCCGCGCCTTCAGAAGCGCCTGTGCCAGATGATCGACTTCTTCCCGCGTATTATACATGCCGAACGACGCCCGGCACGTCGCGGTCACGTTGAACCGCTCTAAAAGCGGCATCACGCAATGGGTGCCGGCGCGCACCGCGATGCCCTGGCGGTCGATCACGGTGGCGACATCGTGGGCATGCGCGCCCTTGAGCTCGAAGGAGATCACCGGGCCCTTGCCGCGCGCCGTGCCGATCAGACGCAGCGAGTTGATCTCGCGGAGCCGGTCCTGGGCGTAGGTGACGAGATCGTGCTCGTGGGCGGCGATGCGCTCCTTGCCGACCGAGCTGACGTAGTCGATGGCGGCACCGAGGCCGATCGCCTCGACGATGGGCGGGGTGCCGGCTTCGAACTTGTGCGGCGGGTCGCCATAGGTGACGATTTCGCGCGAGACCTCGCGAATCATCTCGCCGCCGCCGTTATAGGGGCGCATCGCGACGAGGTGGTCGTATTTGGCCCAGAGCACGCCGATGCCGGTCGGACCGTAAACCTTGTGGCCGGTGAACACGTAGAAGTCACAGCCGAGATCCTGGACATCAACAGGCAGGTGCACCGCGCCCTGGCTGCCATCGACCAGCACGGGAATGCCGCGGGCATGGGCGATCTTCACGACATCCTTGACCGGCACGATGGTACCGAGCGCATTCGACATCTGCGTGATCGCGACCAGCTTGGTCTTCGGCGTCAGCAGCTTCTCGAACTCGTCGATGAGGAAGTTTCCCTCGTCGTCGACCGGCGCCCATTTGATCACGGCACCCTGGCGTTCCCTCAGGAAATGCCAGGGCACGATGTTGGAGTGGTGCTCCATGATCGAGACGACGATCTCGTCGCCTTCTCCGATATTCGGCCCACCCCAGGACGAGGCGACCAGATTGATCGCCTCCGTCGCGTTGCGGGTGAAGATCACTTCCTCGGTGCGGCCAGCGTTGATGAACTGCGCCACCTTGGTGCGGCCGCCCTCATAGGCCTCCGTCGCCGCGTTGGCGAGGTAATGCAGGCCGCGATGCACGTTGGCGTATTCGGACCTATAGGCCTGCGTCATGCGGTCGAGCACGGCGCTCGGCTTCTGCGCCGACGCGGCGTTGTCGAGATAGACCAGAGGCCTGCCGTAGACCTGCATGGCCAGTGCCGGAAAATCCTGGCGCACGCGCGCAACGTCGTAGGCACCGTTCTTGACTGCCGGATGCGTGCTCATGATCGCCGCTCCAGCCAGCGCTCGGCAATGCCGATCACATGCTCGCGCAGGCCGTCATCGGCGATCTGCTCGATCGCCTCGCCCACGAAGGCCTGGATCAGCAGCGCCTGGGCCTGCTTCTCCGGCAGCCCGCGCGCCTTCAAATAGAATAGCAGGCTCTCGTCCAGCGCGCCGGCGGTGGCGCCGTGGCCGCAGGAGACGTCGTCGGCAAAAATCTCGAGCTCTGGCTTGTTGTCGGCCTCGGCCTCGTCCGAGAGCAGCAGCGCGCGGGTCATCATCTTGCCATCGGTCTTCTGCGCGTCGGGACGGACGATGATGCGACCCTGGAACACCGAGTGAGCACGGTCGTCGATCACCGCGCGGAAGATCTCGCGGCTGACGCAGTTCGGAACGGCATGGTCAACCACCAGCGTGGTGTCGCCATGCTCGGTCTTCTGCAACAGGTTGACGCCGTTGGCCGAGAGCTCGCTGCCCTCGCCCGCCAGCGTGATGAAGCCCTGCAGGCGACTGACGGCGGCGCCGGTCGTCATGTTGAAGAAATTCAGCTTCGTATTCGCACCGACCGTGACGAATTGCGAGGTGACATTCACCGCGTCGGGCGCATCGTCCATCAGGCGAATGTGCGCAACGTCGGAATCGTCGCCGACCGAGACGATCACTGCGTCGTTGACCTGATAGGCCTTGGCGCCGGCCGCGACGAAGCTCTCGACGATGGTGGCGCGAACGCCCTTCCCGATCGCGACCTGCGAACGGGTGAACGCCGATGCGGAAGCCGCGGTCGCGATGTGAATGATCTGGATCGGTGCGGACAGTTGCGCACCGTCAGCGATCGACAACACGACGCCGTCGGTGGCCATCGCCGCGTTCAGCGCGATCACGGCGTCGGTGGCCGCGGTCTTCAGGAGACCGGCATCCTTTTCCAGCGTCTCTCGCAGCGTCTTGACGCTGACCTCGGACGCCAAAGCCTTCAGGTCCGACAGATCAGCCACAAACACACCGTCGACCAGCACCAGCTTACGGGCGCCCGCGATCGCATGGGCCTTCACCGCGTCCACGGCGCGCTTCAGCGCGGCCGCATCGGGGGCGGCGGCGAGCGGCAGCACCTCGCCGACCAGCGCGCGCAGATCGGTGTATTTCCACTCCTCGATCCGGCGATGCGGCAGGCCGAGACGCTCATAGCGCTCGAAAGCTTCGCGGCGCGCCGCGATCACATCAGGCGAACCCGGCAGGCGGCCCTCGGCGCTGGCGAAGAGATCGCTCACCGCGCGGCCGTTCCCGGTCTTTGCCACAGCAACGTTCATCGCAAAATTCCTTACGCGGCATCCTCGAACTGGGCATAGCCGGACGCTTCCAGCTCCAGCGCCAGTTCCTTGTCGCCGCTCTTCACGACGCGGCCCTTCGACATCACGTGCACGAAATCAGGCACGATGTAGTTGAGCAGCCGCTGATAATGGGTGATCACGACCATCGCGCGCCCCGGCGAGCGCAGCGCGTTGACGCCGTCCGCCGCGATGCGCAGCGCGTCGATGTCGAGGCCGGAATCCATCTCGTCGAGGATGCACAGGCTCGGCTCGAACAGCGCCATCTGCAGCACCTCGTTGCGCTTCTTCTCGCCCCCGGAGAAGCCGACATTGACGCCGCGCTTGAGCATGTCCTGCGGAATGTTCAGCGACTTCGAGACCTCGCGGACCTTCTTCAGAAAGTCCGGGGTCGAATATTCGCTTTCGCCGCGCGCCTTGCGCTGCGCATTCAGCGCGGTGCGCAGGAAATTCATGGTGGCAACGCCGGGAATCTCGACCGGATACTGGAACGCCAGGAACACGCCCTTGGCGGCGCGCTCGTCCGGCGACATCTCCAGGAGATCCTCGCCCTTGAACAGGATCTGGCCGTCGGTGACCTCGTAGCCGGGCTTGCCGGCGATGACGTGCGAGAGCGTCGACTTGCCGGAGCCGTTCGGCCCCATGATCGCGTGCACCTCGCCCTCGTTCACGGTCAGCGTCAGCCCGTGGAGGATCTCACGTTCCTCGACACGAACCTTCAGGTCTTTCACTTCAAGCAAAGCCATCTTGTTTTTCCATCTATCCCCTCATCCTGAGGAGCGCCGAAGGCGCGTCTCGAAGGAATGAGGCCACAATCGTTCCGGTATCCATCCTTCGAGACGGCCGCTTGCGCGGCCTCCTCAGGATGAGGTCCGAGCTATCCGACCGACCCTTCGAGCGAGATCGAGATCAGCTTCTGCGCTTCCACCGCGAACTCCATCGGCAGCTGCTGCAGCACGTCCTTGACGAAGCCGTTGACGACGAGGCCGACGGCTTCTTCCTGGGACAGGCCACGCTGGACGCAGTAGAACAACACGTCCTCGGAGATTTTTGAGGTCGTCGCCTCGTGCTCGAACGTCGCCGACGAATTCTTCGCTTCGATGTACGGCACGGTGTGCGCGCCGCACTTGTCGCCGATCAACAGCGAATCACAGGCGGTGAAGTTGCGCGCGCCGGTCGCCTTACGATGCGCGGTGACGAGGCCGCGATAGGTGTTCTGCGATTTGCCGGCGGCGATACCCTTGGAGATGATCCGGCTCGACGTGTTCTTGCCGAGATGGATCATCTTGGTGCCCGAATCGACCTGCTGGAAGCCGTTCGAGATCGCGATCGAGTAGAACTCACCGCTCGAATTGTCGCCGCGGAGAATGCAGCTCGGATATTTCCAGGTGATGGCGGAGCCGGTCTCGACCTGGGTCCAGGAGATCTTGGAGCGGTTGCCACGGCAGTCGCCACGCTTGGTGACGAAGTTGTAGATGCCGCCCTTGCCTTCCGAATTGCCGGGATACCAGTTCTGCACCGTCGAATATTTGATCTCGGCATCGTCATGCGCGACGAGCTCGACCACGGCCGCGTGCAGCTGGTTCTCGTCGCGTTGCGGTGCGGTGCAGCCTTCGAGGTACGAAACGTAGGAGCCCTTGTCGGCGATGATCAGCGTACGCTCGAACTGACCGGTGTTGCGCTCGTTGATGCGGAAATAGGTCGACAGCTCCATCGGGCAGCGCACGCCCGGCGGCACGTAGACGAACGAGCCGTCGGAGAACACCGCGGAGTTCAGCGTCGCGTAGAAATTGTCCGACGTCGGTACCACCGAGCCCAGATATTTCTGCACCAATTCAGGGTGCTCGCGGATCGCCTCCGAGATCGGCATGAAGATCACGCCGGCCTTCTTCAGCTCCGCCTTGAAGGTGGTCGCAACCGAGACCGAATCGAACACAGCATCGACCGCGATCTTGCGGCGGGCGGGATCTTCTTCGCCGGGCTTGGGCTCGACGCCTTCGAGCATGGCGACCTCCCGCAAGGGGATGCCGAGCTTCTCGTAGGTCTTCAGGATCTCCGGATCGATCTCGTCCAGTGAGGTGACCGTCTTCTTCGGCTTCGGCGCCGCGTAGTAATAGAGGTCCTGGAAGTCGATCTTGGGATAATCGACGCGCGCCCAGGTCGGCTCGGTCATGGTCAGCCAGCGCCGATAGGCCTCAAGCCGCCACTGGAGCATCCAGGCGGGTTCGTTCTTTTTCTGCGAGATGAATTTTACGATCTCTTCCGACAGCCCCTTGGGGGCCTTCTCGGAGTCGATCAGGGTTTCAAACCCATAACGATACTGGTCGACGTCGATGCGCTTCACGCGCTCGACCGTCTCTTGTACGGCTGGCATTCCATCCTCCGCTCGCGGTTTCAAGGACCGCGGTGGATCAAATTCGGACGAGTATTACGATGTCTCTTACGATGTTTTTTGGCGGAAAGCACGTGCTTAGAACCGTTCAAGCCGTGTTTCGTCGCTCAACCCTTAAGTAGGGTATTACCAAGCTTTCGCCAAGCCTCTAACGCCCTATTGATGTCATCCGGTTCCGTGGACCAGCCCAGACTGAGACGCACCGCTCCTTGGGCCGTGATGGGATCGCAGCCCATCGCCGACAGCACGTGGGACGGCTGGACTTTGCCGGAGGAACAGGCCGAGCCGGAGGACACGGCAATCCCTTCGAGATCGAAGCCGATCACGGCGGTCTCGGCCTTCAGGCCGGGCGCGGTGAAGAGAATGGTGTTCGGCAACCGCTCGACGTCATCCGAGAAAATCGTCGCATTGGCGATCGCGCGAATGCCATTTTCCAAGCGATTCCTGAGGGTTGCCATCCGCTCTATATCCTCCGGCAGAGCCTGAAGCGCGACCTTCACGGCCGCGCCAAAGCCAGCGATCCCGGCGACATTCTCGGTTCCCGCACGGCGGTTGAGCTCCTGCCCGCCGCCCCGCAGCACGGGCTCCAGTCCTGCGATCCCCTCGGCCACCACAGCAGCGCCGACCCCCTTGGGACCGCCGACCTTGTGTGCAGAAAAGGTCGCAACGTCCGAGCCTATAATCCTAATGTCAAAAGGGATTTTACCCAACGCCTGGATCGCGTCGACGTGCAGGAGGCCGCCGGCCTCGTGGACGATCTGTGCGGCCTCTGCGACCGGCTGGAGCGCGCCCGTCTCGTTGTTAGCCGCCATGATCGAGACCAGCGCCGGGGGGCCGCCGGCGAGCAGCGCCCGGAGGTGATTGAGATCGACCACGCCGGAAGGCGTGACCCGGATCTGACCGATGCCGTCGACCGGGAACCGGCCGCCTACTAGGATCGAGGGATGTTCGACGGCCGAGACCAGCAACCGCTCGACGGGACCACCGGACGGGCCCTTCAGGCCAGGTGACAGCGCCAGCGCATTGGCCTCGGTTCCAGCGGAGGTAAAGACGACGTTCCGTGGCAGCGCTCCCACCGCCGCGGCCAATGTGGCCCGGGAGTCCTCGACCAGCCGCCGCGCCTCGCGCCCCTCGGCATGGACGGAGGACGGATTGCCGATCAGCTCCCAGGCGGCCAGCATCGCTGCGCGCGCCTCGGTGCGCAGCGGCGTGGTCGCATTCCAGTCGAGATAGACGCGGCTCGGCATGGCGCCCTCTTAGCACCTTTTGCCATCGCGCCAATCGGCCGCCGCCGCACATCACGCCAGCTGCTGAGCGATCCCGGCCGGGGAACGGAGCTCCGTCCGCAGTCCGAACAACGGACGCAGCCAGGAGATCCGCCGCACGATCTCGTAAGTGACAAAACAAGTGAGTGCGGTGCCGGATATCACGATGGCGGCTTCGCTTCCGGCTGACAGCCCACTGCCCCGCAGCATGTGCGCAATCATGATGATCGCGGTCTGATGCACGATGTAAAAGGGAAAGATTGCGTCGGTGAGATAGCGGCGCGCGGGACCATCGGCCGTCAGATGGCGCCGCGCGAATCCGAGCACAGCCGCCATCGCGATCCATTGGTAGCAGCCATAGGCCGAGCCAGCGATCCATCGCAGCATCGGCGACCGTGGAAACACGCCAGCATAAACGAGGATGAACGCGGTGAAGCAAGCAGCCGCAACGGCCAACGCCACCCACCGTTGCCGCTCGACGTCGCGCCAGACACTTTCCTGGCGAGCCAGAAGCAAGCCGATCAGGAACGCGGTCGCGTAGTCCGCGTGATTGTACCAGTCGCCGAACAGCGCGTGCGTCGACGGGAAGCTCGGGAACAGAAACAGCCGCCAGGCCGCGAACAACAGGCACGGCAGCACCAGCAGCCGCGGTCCAGCGAGCGCGACTGCCAGCCTCTCGCCAAGCCAATCTGCGGCAGCCGGCCACAATGCCAGCACGCCAATCAAGGCGATCGTGTAGACCCAGAGATAGACCACGAACCAGAGATGGTTCCAGGTCGGCTGCACGATGCAGGGGTTCGGGCAGAACTGCGAGCTGAAGGCCAGATAGTGGTGAACATAGAAATCGGCAAAGCCCTGGAGGTAAGAGCTTTGGGGGTAGCCGAGGCTCTCGACGATCTGGAGATAGGATTGCGGCGGCACGATCACGAGCATGCCGAAGGCCAGCGGGATCAAGAGACGCGCCGATCGCGCACGCGCGAAGGCGGCAAGGCGGTACTTTCCCAACATGAAGCGGGTGGCCACCCCGGAGACCAGGAACAGCAGCGACAGCCGCCAGGGATTGAGGAACAGCATCACCGGCTCGAGCCAGGTGAGCCTGTGCACGCTCTTGATGTGAAATCCCCAGGACACGTAGAGCATGCCGACGTGGTAGAAGATCAAGAGCCCGAAGGCTAAAATCCGCACCCAATCCAGATCGATGCGCCGTTCCGAGGCCGAAAGTTGATGCGGTGTTGACATGGTTCTCTGCTCCCTGACGGCACGACAAACCCGGTTTTCGGGCCATGGCTGAGAGCCACAATGCCCCCGAGACGGAGCGCGTCGAGGCGGTTTGGGATCAGGACCGGGCGCGAAGGGACGAGGCGCCGCCGGCTGGGACGAGCGGTTGGCGCGGCGGGATCAGTGGCGACTGGACGACGTTCGGTGCGATTGCGGGCGTCGCGCTCGCGATTGGCATCGTCAATGCACTCTCCGGCGCCCAGGACGCCGCCTGGCGGGGCGGCAGCTCCGATGTCGGCCGGCGGCTGTTCTGGGAGCTGACAAGCATCATCGTCATCCTGCTGCTGGTGCCGATCCTAGTCATGGCCATCAGGCGCATGCGGCAGGCACAGGCCCTGGCGGCACGCGCTGCAATCGGAGCAGCCGCCCTGCTCGGCTTCTCCGCCCTCCACATCGCCGGTATGGTGTGGTTCCGGAAATTGGCGCTCTGGCTGGCAGGCGGTGCCTACGACTTCCATTTCTCGCTCGCGACGGTCCTGTACGAGTTCCGCAAGGATGTAGTGACCGGCGTCCTGATCGGAGCAACGCTCTGGCTGATCGAAAGCCGGCGTGAGCTGCGCAAGGCGGTTCTCGCTGCCGCGTCCATACCGACCGCGCCGTCGGAGCAAGCGTTCCCCGATCTGATCTGGCTCAGGGACGGCACAAGCCGCATTCGCGTCGCACCGCGCGACATCCTGTGGGTCACCTCCGCCGGCAACTACATCGAATACAGCCTCGCCAACGGTACGCAGCACCTGATCCGCGGCACGCTCGCCGCGACCGAAAGCGAGCTCGCCCGCTTCGCCATCGTGCGCGTTCACCGGACCAGGCTTGCCAATCTCGGCCGGGTGAGTGGCGTGGAGTTCAAGCCGTCAGGAGATTTCGAGCTCACGTTCGACAATGGGCAGACGCTTGGCGGCAGCCGCCGCTATCGGCCCGCCGTCGCGGCGCTCGGAAGCCGCACCGCACCGGTGTGAATCGCCGCCGGGATCGCGCAGCAGTAGATAAACAATCGTGATTCCAATTGGTTGGCCCGATGTGTTCGATCCGGACAGTGGCTCCGCTGCCGGCACGTGGCATCGGGATGATCCGGCTAAGCTCTTGAGCCCATTGGCAGATGTCGAAGATGCTTGCTTTTTGACCCTGTGCCTATGTTAGAACCCGCACCGTCAAGTCACCGCGCGTCGTCAGCGCATCACCGCTACGCGCGCCCTCTCACCCTTCATTCGCGCTTTCGTCGGCATCTGCCGATGAGGCCACAATCGGTTGATTGCCAAGGACCGTCCTCCAGGAATCAATCAAGAGATCATCGATGCCTGAAGTCATTTTCACCGGCCCTGCTGGCCGTCTCGAAGGCCGCTATCATCCGGCCAAGCAGAAGAACGCGCCGATCGCGATGATCCTGCATCCGCATCCGCAGTTCCACGGCACGATGAACCATCAGATCGTGTACCAGTGCTACTACGCATTCGCACATCGCGGCTTCTCCGTGCTTCGCTTCAACTTCCGCGGCGTCGGCCGCAGCCAGGGCTCGTTCGACCACGGCACCGGCGAATTGTCGGACGCGGCGGCAGCGCTCGACTGGGCCCAGACCATCAATCCCGAAGCACGCGCTTGCTGGGTCGCCGGCTTCTCCTTCGGCGCCTGGATCGGCATGCAGCTCCTGATGCGCCGCCCCGAGGTCGAGGGCTTCATCTCGATCGCGCCGCCCGCCAATCTCTATGACTTCTCGTTCCTCGCGCCCTGCCCGTCGTCGGGTCTGATCGTGCACGGCGAGAAGGATGCGGTGGTGCCGCCCAAGGACGTCAACACGCTGGTCGAGAAGCTGAAGACGCAGAAGGGCATCGTGATCGACCAGCAGGTCATCCCGGGCGCCAACCACTTCTTCGACGCCAAGCTCGAGCCGCTGATGGAAACCATCACCGCCTATCTCGACATGCGCCTCGCCAACGTGCGGTAGACCTTGTAGCCCGGATGGAGCGAAGCGAAATCCGGGACAGCCGTTGCTTGTGGCAAGACCCCGGATTGCGCTTCGCTCCATCCGGGCTACGAAACCGCGGCGCGGTGGCTCAAGCCAGCTTGAGCGCAACGATCCCCATCAAGACGAGCGCGATGCCCGCAAGCTTCATCGCGCTCAAGGTCTCGCCGAACAGCACGACGCCCATGACAAACGTGCCGGCAGCACCGATGCCGGTCCACACCGAATAGGCGACGCCGACATCGAGCACCTTCAAGGCACGTCCCAGCAGGAAGACAAAGGCGGCGAGCAGCACGAGTGAAGCAATGCTCCACCCCGTCCGCGTGTAGCCTTCGGCATATTTCATCGAGATCGCCCAGCCGACATCGAGCGCGCCGGCGATCACCAGCAACAGCCAAGCCATGGGTTGAGACATCGTGCGCGCTCAGGCCGCGAGCTTGAGCAGATGCGCGTCGTGCCGCACCAGGAAGGCGCGGAGCAATTGCGGATAGTCTTCGCCGACGGCAGTGCGGACGCTCGGGCGCTTCGCTAGCTCGGCGCGCCATGCACGGACCTTCGGCACATCGCGGAAGATGCCATGCTCGGTCAGCTCGTCGAACAGATCGAAATAACGGAAGACAGGTGCGAACACGGCGTCGACCAAACTGAACTGTTCGCCGGCAAAGAATGGGCCTGCGCCGAGCGCGGCCTCCACGCGAACGAATTTCGCCACAAGCGCCTGACGCTTGCTCTCGTACGTCACAGGCTCGGTCGTTGTCTCCAGCCCCCAGAGATCGCCAAGGATGGCCGAGCCGAACTCCATCCAGGCGCGATGCTCGGCACGCACCAGCGCATCCGCCGGATGCAGCTTCGCGCCGCCTTGCGTCTCCTCGATGTATTCGCAGATCACGTTGCTCTCGAACAGCGCGACCTCGCCCTTCTCCGTCGTCACCACCAGCACCGGCACTTTGCCGAGCG
This genomic stretch from Bradyrhizobium sp. CCGB12 harbors:
- a CDS encoding SUF system Fe-S cluster assembly protein; this translates as MSDTAEIKASPMETQSALPPEETERLTTEIIAGLKTVFDPEIPADIYELGLIYKVEIKDDRSVDVQMTLTTPNCPAAGELPTMVENAVASVPGVGVVDVKVVWEPPWSPERMSDEARLVLNMW
- a CDS encoding GGDEF domain-containing protein, producing MVKVLDEHERTMAFAEVALGQIRSLRQTAIPRNYEIWYVYATGYNAPLNKIINETLARNGKLTEADLEQIYETYLSHIKTTDRIDKVGARVIGEIDDVVKVLGDALGMSGSYDASLSGATARLSSAKSRDQIKSIVEALLHSTSEMREANKALEGRLMLSKNEISNLQQSLEAIRAESLTDPLTGLGNRKYFDRMIGMAVQSALASGEPLSLLLFDIDHFKSFNDSYGHLTGDQVLRLVGLSLKQTIKGQDITARYGGEEFAVVLPNTALRQALTVADHIRRAVMAKELKKKSTGEILGRVTISVGVSMLKQGDDTDALIERADACLYAAKRNGRNRVICEVDPEYAVETHNRVA
- a CDS encoding iron-sulfur cluster assembly accessory protein, with the translated sequence MTQATPASAPKPRRPRPQVMRLTDAAAQRITELTQRADSEIVGLRVGVKNGGCAGQSYTVEYAHDVRPTDEVVEDKGVKILVDPKAVLFLLGTEMDYKADKMQAQFVFNNPNQVSACGCGESVELRPAKVEG
- the sufD gene encoding Fe-S cluster assembly protein SufD, giving the protein MNVAVAKTGNGRAVSDLFASAEGRLPGSPDVIAARREAFERYERLGLPHRRIEEWKYTDLRALVGEVLPLAAAPDAAALKRAVDAVKAHAIAGARKLVLVDGVFVADLSDLKALASEVSVKTLRETLEKDAGLLKTAATDAVIALNAAMATDGVVLSIADGAQLSAPIQIIHIATAASASAFTRSQVAIGKGVRATIVESFVAAGAKAYQVNDAVIVSVGDDSDVAHIRLMDDAPDAVNVTSQFVTVGANTKLNFFNMTTGAAVSRLQGFITLAGEGSELSANGVNLLQKTEHGDTTLVVDHAVPNCVSREIFRAVIDDRAHSVFQGRIIVRPDAQKTDGKMMTRALLLSDEAEADNKPELEIFADDVSCGHGATAGALDESLLFYLKARGLPEKQAQALLIQAFVGEAIEQIADDGLREHVIGIAERWLERRS
- the fabA gene encoding bifunctional 3-hydroxydecanoyl-ACP dehydratase/trans-2-decenoyl-ACP isomerase: MPNPHDFHAPQPSYTRDELLRSSEGGYFGPGNAQLPAPPMLMMDRITEISMDGGEFGKGRIVGELDIVPGQWFFDCHFRGDATMPPTLGLDAMWQMIGYWLGWSGSPGKGRAIGVGEVECTGTITPDTRRVRYEVTMRQVRRGKLVLGIADGRVLADGVCVVTAKDMRVGLTKAVD
- a CDS encoding TfoX/Sxy family protein, translating into MDREFLIDLFADFGPVTIRKMFSGYGISADGTNFALALRAGLFFRADEVTIPGFEAEGSGPFQYQTRAKTVTVNSYWQLPARLFDDSEELAEWARAALAAAQRAKVKKRPKGKKKAKKTKPNRPVAKKRPAKQAVKKTVRRVGKAKRAHHSG
- a CDS encoding cysteine desulfurase; its protein translation is MSTHPAVKNGAYDVARVRQDFPALAMQVYGRPLVYLDNAASAQKPSAVLDRMTQAYRSEYANVHRGLHYLANAATEAYEGGRTKVAQFINAGRTEEVIFTRNATEAINLVASSWGGPNIGEGDEIVVSIMEHHSNIVPWHFLRERQGAVIKWAPVDDEGNFLIDEFEKLLTPKTKLVAITQMSNALGTIVPVKDVVKIAHARGIPVLVDGSQGAVHLPVDVQDLGCDFYVFTGHKVYGPTGIGVLWAKYDHLVAMRPYNGGGEMIREVSREIVTYGDPPHKFEAGTPPIVEAIGLGAAIDYVSSVGKERIAAHEHDLVTYAQDRLREINSLRLIGTARGKGPVISFELKGAHAHDVATVIDRQGIAVRAGTHCVMPLLERFNVTATCRASFGMYNTREEVDHLAQALLKARDLFA
- the sufC gene encoding Fe-S cluster assembly ATPase SufC translates to MALLEVKDLKVRVEEREILHGLTLTVNEGEVHAIMGPNGSGKSTLSHVIAGKPGYEVTDGQILFKGEDLLEMSPDERAAKGVFLAFQYPVEIPGVATMNFLRTALNAQRKARGESEYSTPDFLKKVREVSKSLNIPQDMLKRGVNVGFSGGEKKRNEVLQMALFEPSLCILDEMDSGLDIDALRIAADGVNALRSPGRAMVVITHYQRLLNYIVPDFVHVMSKGRVVKSGDKELALELEASGYAQFEDAA